The genomic window GATGTTGACGTACGGCATCAGGCTGCCCTTCCGGCGATGAACCCGCCGTCGACGGGCAAGATGTGACCGGTGGTGAACTCCGCATCCGCGAGATACAGCACCGCGGCGGTGGTTTCGGACACCTCACCGATCCGATTCAGCAAAGCCAGTCGGCCGGAAGCGGTTTCGTCGCCGTCCCCGAACAGCGGGGTGCGGATGATGCCGGGGGCAACAGCATTCACCCTGATGCCGTCCGCTGCCAGTTCCGCGGCGAGGCTGACGGTCAGCGCGTGCACGCCACCTTTGCTGACCAGCGCCGCCGACGCGGGCAACCCGGCGAGCGCGTGGTTGACGAGCACCGTGCCGATGTTCACGATGCTGCCGCCGGACGCCTGCCGCCGAAGCTGCCGCACCACCGCCTGCGTGGTGAAGTAGGTGCCCTTCAAGTTGCCGTCGAGGTAGCTGTCGAGGTCTTCCTCGGTGACGTCGACAAATGGCTTGGCACCGAAGATGCCCGCGTTGTTCACCAGGACATGCACGCCGCCGAACCGCTCGACGGCGGCTC from Nocardia iowensis includes these protein-coding regions:
- a CDS encoding SDR family NAD(P)-dependent oxidoreductase, producing the protein MTKTVIVTGSSSGIGRDIARAFVARGDNVVLNGRDADKLADVAAELGAPERIATFAGDIGSPTTGSELVRAAVERFGGVHVLVNNAGIFGAKPFVDVTEEDLDSYLDGNLKGTYFTTQAVVRQLRRQASGGSIVNIGTVLVNHALAGLPASAALVSKGGVHALTVSLAAELAADGIRVNAVAPGIIRTPLFGDGDETASGRLALLNRIGEVSETTAAVLYLADAEFTTGHILPVDGGFIAGRAA